A region from the Cannabis sativa cultivar Pink pepper isolate KNU-18-1 chromosome 9, ASM2916894v1, whole genome shotgun sequence genome encodes:
- the LOC133031291 gene encoding uncharacterized protein LOC133031291 → MDRYMQYRLAEQDEDCVDSFTDLLTNNNGKKNGRGPTQMRDIWGNHDGTKMQITCNEFGQPHDKNASKLTNFIGTLVRDGKNAPINYKSWHKVPDKYKDRMWKIIQEKFDIPPLAENWTMRSCGKELKNWKAYLKRTYYSETLSFEEQKKYKDKRKISATNKASRGQKKYNHTTGTKSFAQIRAAQVQLQEKQELNEDVSKEKGMNDTFSEVMGKEKYGSVRMYGFGVCPSDVWENKSTKKGNQKKYIQTLEAELKELRSQVQANKQNYNANDTSIIPDMALNYNDNDTSSQLANKPCMSHNKESRRQLWFSSSAYDIPIVEVGEMVNLKSVTADPETIAIGLVVSKDSSKEVGGKELGDHYSEVLVQVCINPDEELIRPYGQCKTIGEVVGASIAWPTTFLVSQKSDKQLHDSMM, encoded by the exons ATGGATAGATATATGCAATATAGATTGGCTGAACAAGATGAAGATTGTGTAGATTCATTTACAGATTTGTTGACAAATAATAATGGTAAAAAGAATGGTAGAGGTCCAACACAAATGCGTGACATTTGGGGTAATCATGATGGTACAAAGATGCAAATCACATGTAATGAATTTGGGCAACCACATGATAAAAACGCAAGTAAGCTTACAAATTTTATTGGGACATTAGTACGAGATGGAAAAAATGCTCCAATTAACTACAAAAGTTGGCATAAGGTACCTGACAAATACAAAGATAGAATGTGGAAAATCATACAG GAAAAATTTGATATTCCTCCTCTGGCAGAAAATTGGACTATGCGGTCTTGTGGTAAGGAACTTAAAAATTGGAAAGCTTATCTTAAGAGAACTTATTATTCGGAAACTTTATCTTTTGAGgagcaaaaaaaatataaggacAAAAGA aaaatAAGTGCTACAAACAAAGCTAGTCGTGGTCAAAAGAAATACAACCATACAACTGGCACAAAAAGTTTTGCACAAATTAGAGCAGCGCAG GTACAATTACAAGAGAAACAAGAGTTGAATGAAGATGTATCAAAGGAAAAGGGTATGAATGACACTTTCTCTGAAGTAATGGGTAAAGAAAAATACGGATCAGTCCGTATGTACGGTTTTGGTGTTTGCCCATCTGACGTATGGGAAAACAAATCCACCAAGAAAGGAAACCAAAAGAAGTATATACAAACTCTAGAAGCTGAATTGAAAGAATTAAGATCTCAAGTTCAAGCCAACAAGCAAAATTACAATGCAAATGACACATCTATTATACCTGACATG GCTCTTAATTACAATGACAATGACACTTCTTCACAACTG GCCAACAAACCTTGTATGTCACATAACAAGGAATCTCGACGTCAGTTGTGGTTTTCATCTTCAGCATATGATATTCCAATTGTTGag GTTGGTGAAATGGTTAATCTTAAGAGTGTTACTGCTGATCCTGAAACAATTGCTATTGGTCTAGTTGTTAGTAAAGATTCATCAAAAGAAGTTGGAGGAAAAGAGCTCGGAGATCATTATTCTGAAGTTCTTGTTCAAGTTTGTATCAACCCCGACGAGgaattaattagaccatatgGACAATGCAAGACAATTGGTGAAGTTGTTGGAGCATCTATTGCATGGCCAACAACATTTCTG GTTTCACAAAAATCAGATAAACAACTTCATGATTCAATGATGTGA